The bacterium genome includes a region encoding these proteins:
- a CDS encoding SpoIIE family protein phosphatase, which produces MDDFEKREHDKQALIKGEVQDDVDRKLLELSALFEISQLLNSSLNLTSIVDNILLSPMGRMMINKGIFLLHRGDDQYEIFTLKGLARDLIGKKIALSELPLKPFLIEELKDSQYPWLSFFTQFDIKLFVPIMLRNDVLGLVAFGKKLIGKNYIESEIEFLSSIANIAATSIQNGIVFEELRSVNARLDKKIQELNTLFDIGKELNATLESGKIARLLSYGLMGEMMLNKFVIFVRRHDTVQTLEKRSFPNMDIGETSLELLFKITQPYTLEDAETNKLNSELSGHDVMAVVPMLSQDRTKGILLLGQRISKKTYTKEELDFLYTLGNQAMISLENAWLFEDSLERKRLEEELLVARNIQIGLLPEFFPDLETFEVYGVNISSKQVGGDYFDVIKVDAENYIVAIADVSGKGIPASLLMSNVQASLLALSTEVKAFDQLVAKVNNIIHANTTSDKFITFFGGILNIKDRTFTYVNAGHNPPYWVKADRSLQTLDKGGLLLGLMPDVPYEFETIRLQPNEKIVMFTDGVTEAMNEKEEQFEEPRLEKLLQTHSGLSAKECTEFIAQAVKDFEGNAPQSDDITVVVIKTLK; this is translated from the coding sequence ATGGACGATTTCGAAAAAAGAGAACACGATAAACAAGCATTGATCAAAGGCGAAGTTCAGGATGACGTCGACCGGAAACTGCTTGAGCTCTCTGCATTGTTTGAAATAAGCCAGTTATTGAACTCGTCGCTCAATTTGACCTCGATCGTGGACAATATCCTCTTGTCCCCGATGGGGAGAATGATGATCAATAAAGGGATTTTTCTTCTGCATCGCGGCGACGACCAATATGAAATATTCACACTCAAAGGCCTTGCACGCGACTTAATCGGAAAAAAAATCGCACTTTCCGAACTCCCGCTTAAACCCTTTCTCATCGAAGAATTAAAAGACAGTCAATATCCGTGGCTTTCGTTTTTTACACAGTTTGATATCAAATTATTCGTTCCGATCATGCTGCGCAACGACGTTCTGGGACTCGTGGCATTCGGTAAAAAACTTATCGGCAAAAATTATATTGAGAGCGAAATCGAATTTCTGTCCTCTATCGCGAATATCGCCGCAACCAGTATTCAGAACGGTATTGTTTTTGAAGAACTAAGATCAGTCAATGCCCGGCTGGATAAAAAAATCCAGGAACTTAACACACTTTTTGACATCGGGAAGGAACTCAACGCAACTCTTGAATCAGGAAAGATTGCGCGCTTGTTATCCTACGGCCTGATGGGTGAAATGATGTTAAATAAATTTGTGATCTTCGTGCGCCGCCATGACACCGTGCAAACATTAGAAAAAAGATCTTTTCCCAATATGGATATTGGAGAGACTTCGTTGGAACTTTTGTTTAAGATAACTCAACCCTATACCCTTGAAGATGCCGAGACAAATAAGTTAAACTCCGAATTGTCAGGGCATGATGTCATGGCAGTCGTGCCTATGCTTTCGCAGGATCGCACGAAAGGAATTCTGCTATTAGGACAACGAATTTCAAAAAAAACGTACACTAAAGAAGAACTGGATTTTCTTTATACACTTGGAAACCAGGCTATGATCTCGCTTGAAAATGCCTGGCTATTCGAAGATTCATTGGAAAGAAAACGTCTGGAGGAGGAACTTCTTGTAGCGCGGAATATCCAGATCGGCCTATTGCCTGAGTTTTTCCCCGACCTGGAAACATTCGAAGTTTATGGCGTTAATATTTCCTCAAAGCAGGTCGGTGGCGATTATTTTGATGTCATCAAAGTCGATGCGGAAAATTATATTGTCGCTATCGCCGACGTGTCAGGAAAAGGCATTCCCGCCTCCTTATTGATGAGTAATGTACAGGCCAGTTTGCTTGCGCTCAGCACTGAAGTCAAGGCGTTCGATCAACTGGTAGCGAAAGTGAATAATATTATTCATGCCAATACGACGTCGGATAAATTCATCACTTTTTTCGGCGGTATTCTGAATATCAAGGATCGAACATTTACTTACGTTAATGCCGGCCACAATCCGCCTTATTGGGTCAAGGCAGATAGATCTTTGCAAACACTGGACAAGGGCGGCCTTCTGCTGGGGCTTATGCCGGATGTGCCTTATGAATTCGAAACGATCCGTCTTCAGCCGAATGAAAAAATCGTGATGTTCACCGACGGCGTTACAGAGGCCATGAACGAAAAAGAGGAACAATTCGAAGAACCACGCCTGGAAAAATTACTTCAAACCCATTCCGGCCTGTCCGCAAAAGAATGCACGGAATTCATCGCGCAGGCTGTCAAAGATTTCGAAGGCAATGCTCCCCAATCCGACGATATTACCGTTGTTGTGATCAAAACGCTGAAATAG
- a CDS encoding polysaccharide deacetylase family protein — protein sequence MSIRSRFHNFFDGGLIQSTLSDMSYKASIERLGRLLIKRVVWRNHTDEKRIALTFDDGPHPLYTTQILAILREYSVQATFFLIGKHLSNHPNLAQSIVDSGHEIANHTYSHQLLVRLSNDEIKREIQSTHELLSGLNGQNPRFLRPPMGLFSKRVLDVIEESGYRTVVGDVYPRDPHRPGKDKIVKRILSRTQAGSIIILHDGGNTEVVDRSQTVDALKEIIPTLKQRGFEFVTLSEMFKISLESNNTKNNKLG from the coding sequence ATGAGCATCCGTTCGCGATTCCATAATTTTTTTGATGGCGGACTTATTCAATCTACGCTAAGCGACATGAGTTATAAAGCCTCTATTGAACGATTGGGACGTTTGCTCATCAAGCGTGTTGTGTGGAGAAATCACACGGACGAAAAAAGAATCGCGCTGACTTTTGATGACGGGCCGCACCCTCTTTACACAACGCAAATATTAGCGATTCTAAGAGAATATTCTGTTCAAGCCACTTTTTTTCTTATCGGTAAGCATCTGTCTAATCACCCCAACTTAGCTCAGTCTATAGTTGATTCCGGTCATGAAATAGCGAACCACACTTATTCACACCAACTTTTGGTGCGGTTATCTAACGATGAAATTAAGCGTGAAATTCAAAGTACGCATGAGCTACTTTCCGGGCTTAATGGACAGAATCCCCGATTTCTTAGGCCGCCGATGGGCCTCTTTTCCAAACGGGTATTGGATGTAATAGAAGAATCCGGGTATCGAACTGTTGTCGGTGACGTTTATCCGCGGGATCCGCATCGCCCGGGTAAAGACAAAATCGTAAAAAGAATTCTTTCGCGCACTCAGGCCGGATCTATTATCATATTACATGACGGAGGCAATACGGAAGTAGTCGACCGTAGTCAAACCGTCGACGCGCTTAAAGAAATTATACCCACGCTGAAACAAAGAGGATTTGAATTCGTAACGCTGTCCGAAATGTTTAAAATATCTCTAGAATCCAACAATACGAAGAATAATAAACTGGGCTAA
- a CDS encoding M1 family metallopeptidase translates to MVKTCSLFMMIFAAGTTAFSQTRIFDKPLSPRIANYEMKARLFPETKIVDASYVLNWWNASNDTIRELQFHLYLNAFKNEKSTFIRESGGHHRSGEIKLEKEDWGFIDVLSLKMLDGEDLTPKIEFIHPDDDNADDQTVIRIPLSNPILPSQSIQIVCEFRSKLPRVYARTGFSDEKDDFFLIGQWFPKIGVWRNGAWNCHQFHSQTEFFADFGVYDMELTVPKQYVVGANAVLVGKKETDRLSVYTFHQEDVIDAVWTASSKFTEIRQKVKIASTGREVEVTYLLAPGREVYKDRYFNASTAMFNYFDEWFGTYPYPNLTIVDPPVGEGMTAGGMEYPTLVTTGSFFGSARTNDFIGLNILEIVTFHEFAHNYFQSLVANNEFEEPWLDEGFTTYAEHRALERYEKEGKISGGYGNIFGLNFSSIAYHRMSYLPRPKNGIVGEKAWKIPENFYQTAAYSKPVLLLTTLQNYLGEATMNKVMRAYFERWKFRHPQTKDFIAVVNEVSGQDLNWYFDQFVYTNKTIDFEVSGLRVFEINDQMGWFGDSEEKIFVEDQKESKNDSTKTNSEKMYRSVIFVRNNGEAFFPTTILIRFANGDSIVEKWDGKDSPKQFTYDKNTKAVSACVDPDRINVLDLKLTNNTKVVEPELTGISRYTVRFLFWLQSMFQTLIMIV, encoded by the coding sequence ATGGTAAAAACATGCTCTTTATTTATGATGATATTCGCAGCCGGAACAACGGCTTTTTCTCAAACTAGGATATTTGATAAACCACTTAGTCCGCGTATCGCAAATTACGAGATGAAAGCGCGATTATTTCCGGAAACTAAGATCGTGGATGCGTCCTATGTTCTGAATTGGTGGAATGCATCAAATGATACCATTCGAGAATTACAATTTCATCTATATCTGAATGCATTCAAAAATGAGAAATCTACATTTATACGCGAAAGCGGCGGACATCACCGATCCGGCGAAATCAAGCTGGAAAAAGAGGATTGGGGATTTATCGACGTATTGTCGCTGAAAATGCTTGACGGTGAAGACCTTACACCTAAGATCGAATTCATTCATCCCGATGATGACAATGCCGACGACCAAACGGTGATCCGAATTCCCTTATCAAATCCGATTTTACCGTCACAAAGTATTCAGATCGTATGTGAATTTCGATCGAAGCTGCCGCGTGTCTATGCGCGAACCGGATTCAGCGACGAGAAGGACGATTTTTTTCTGATCGGTCAATGGTTTCCAAAAATCGGCGTTTGGAGAAACGGCGCCTGGAATTGTCACCAATTTCACTCACAAACCGAATTCTTTGCCGACTTCGGAGTGTACGATATGGAGCTGACCGTTCCGAAACAGTATGTAGTCGGAGCCAATGCCGTGCTTGTTGGAAAGAAGGAAACGGACCGTTTATCGGTTTATACGTTCCATCAGGAAGATGTGATCGATGCCGTTTGGACCGCCTCATCTAAATTCACAGAAATAAGGCAAAAAGTAAAAATCGCTTCGACAGGACGTGAAGTCGAGGTAACCTATCTTCTGGCGCCAGGGCGTGAGGTGTATAAAGACAGGTATTTCAATGCTTCCACAGCCATGTTCAATTATTTTGACGAGTGGTTCGGCACATATCCCTATCCCAATCTTACTATAGTAGATCCACCTGTGGGAGAGGGTATGACGGCCGGCGGTATGGAATACCCCACGCTGGTCACTACAGGAAGTTTTTTTGGCAGCGCGCGAACAAACGATTTCATCGGGCTTAACATTCTGGAAATTGTGACCTTTCATGAGTTTGCGCATAACTATTTTCAGAGCTTGGTTGCCAATAATGAATTTGAAGAGCCCTGGCTCGACGAAGGGTTCACGACTTATGCCGAGCATCGAGCATTGGAACGATATGAAAAAGAAGGAAAAATTTCCGGCGGATACGGTAATATTTTTGGTCTGAACTTTTCATCCATCGCCTACCATAGGATGAGTTATCTTCCGAGACCTAAGAACGGCATCGTCGGAGAGAAAGCATGGAAGATTCCGGAAAACTTTTATCAAACGGCTGCGTACAGCAAGCCGGTTCTGCTGCTCACAACTTTGCAAAATTATCTCGGTGAAGCGACTATGAATAAGGTTATGCGCGCCTATTTTGAGCGCTGGAAATTCAGGCATCCGCAGACCAAAGATTTTATTGCCGTAGTTAATGAAGTGAGCGGCCAGGATCTTAATTGGTATTTTGACCAATTTGTGTATACCAATAAGACGATCGATTTTGAAGTAAGTGGTCTTCGCGTTTTTGAGATCAATGATCAAATGGGTTGGTTTGGAGACAGTGAAGAGAAAATATTTGTTGAAGATCAAAAAGAGAGCAAAAACGACAGTACGAAAACCAATTCTGAAAAGATGTATCGTTCCGTTATTTTTGTGAGAAATAACGGCGAGGCGTTTTTCCCGACAACTATATTAATACGATTTGCCAACGGCGATTCCATCGTTGAAAAGTGGGATGGGAAAGACAGCCCTAAACAGTTTACGTATGATAAGAACACGAAAGCCGTTTCAGCATGTGTCGATCCTGATAGAATCAACGTTTTAGATCTTAAACTGACTAATAATACAAAAGTTGTCGAGCCAGAATTGACCGGTATTAGCCGTTATACAGTGCGGTTTCTTTTTTGGCTTCAAAGTATGTTTCAAACTTTAATTATGATTGTTTAA